A genome region from Carassius gibelio isolate Cgi1373 ecotype wild population from Czech Republic chromosome A23, carGib1.2-hapl.c, whole genome shotgun sequence includes the following:
- the LOC127944787 gene encoding probable E3 ubiquitin-protein ligase DTX3 isoform X3, whose protein sequence is MSVRAGQGSDEVLVSQAVWDYLVAAGRPWLVDFQDKQGLSADIIRRGERGGCCAVRLSPVEGSSRTRTGMMEGPVSPVTRKAFIDLCRCARKEMTKQEAAPKRKRSLLPCMMAKEPDGEGTLLPPPLPHPRRSQRQQQKHRKSADMETCVVLPMQHEPAARTGAELAIGHEEESTICSICMGEMVEKTTLDKCGHSFCRCCLEQAFQVKKACPVCRLVYGQLIGNQPASGTMMVERDPDLELPGHEGYGCICIIYSFPPGLQAEEHPNPGVRYPGTDRVAYLPDSPEGNRVLRMLRRAFEQRLIFTIGTSMTTGMHNVITWNDIHHKTSIWGGPRCFGYPDPTYLVRVTEELREKGITAD, encoded by the exons ATGAGCGTGCGAGCGGGGCAGGGCAGTGACGAGGTGCTGGTGTCACAGGCGGTGTGGGATTACCTTGTAGCCGCTGGACGACCCTGGTTGGTTGACTTCCAGGACAAGCAGGGACTGAGCGCAGACATCATCCGGCGCGGGGAGCGTGGTGGCTGCTGTGCTGTGCGGCTCTCCCCGGTGGAGGGCAGCAGCAGGACCAGAACTGGGATGATGGAGGGGCCGGTTTCTCCTGTTACACGGAAAGCTTTCATAGACTTATGCCGCTGTGCCCGGAAGGAGATGACCAAACAAGAGGCGGCTCCAAAAAGGAAACGTTCACTTTTACCATGCATGATGGCAAAGGAACCTGATGGGGAAGGGACTTTGTTGCCTCCGCCTCTCCCTCATCCACGACGCTCGCAGAGGCAACAGCAGAAACACAGGAAAAGTGCAGACATGGAAACCTGTGTGGTTTTACCCATGCAACATGAGCCCGCAGCAAGGACCGGTGCCGAATTAGCCATCGGTCATGAAGAAGAGAGCACGATTTGCTCTATCTGCATGGGCGAAATGGTGGAAAAGACAACTCTGGACAAGTGTGGCCACTCGTTCTGTCGGTGCTGTTTAGAACAGGCATTTCAAGTCAAAAAAGCATGTCCTGTATGCAGGCTGGTGTATGGCCAGCTTATTGGTAACCAACCGGCCAGTGGAACCATGATGGTAGAAAGAGACCCGGATCTGGAGTTGCCCGGCCATGAAGGTTATGGCTGCATATGCATAATTTACAGTTTCCCTCCCGGTTTGCAAGCG GAAGAGCATCCAAACCCTGGGGTGAGGTATCCAGGCACAGACCGGGTGGCATACCTGCCAGACAGCCCTGAGGGAAACCGTGTCCTCCGTATGCTGCGCCGGGCCTTCGAGCAGCGCCTCATCTTCACCATAGGCACCTCCATGACCACCGGCATGCATAATGTTATTACCTGGAATGATATCCACCACAAGACCTCCATATGGGGCGGACCACGATG ctttGGTTATCCAGATCCTACATACCTTGTGCGGGTGACAGAGGAACTGCGGGAGAAAGGAATAACAGCTGATTGA
- the LOC127944790 gene encoding prostaglandin E synthase 3, whose amino-acid sequence MQPATAKWYDRREAVFIEFCIEDSKDVQVKFDKTKLDFSCVGGTDNIKHHNEVELFESIDPNESKHKRTDRSVFCCLKKAEPGKSWPRLTKEKAKLNWLSVDFNNWKDWEDDSDEELNSFDRFSEMMNNMGGEDDLPDVDGADDEESADSDDEKMPDLE is encoded by the exons AT GCAGCCAGCAACTGCCAAGTGGTATGACAGACGGGAGGCTGTCTTCATTGAATTCTGTATAGAAGACAGCAAAGATGTCCAAGTTAAATTTGACAAAACAAAGCTTGATTTCAG ttGTGTTGGAGGAACAGATAACATCAAACACCATAATGAAGTAGAATTATTTGAGTCCATTGATCCAAAT GAGTCTAAACACAAACGAACAGACAGGTCTGTGTTTTGCTGTCTAAAAAAAGCAGAACCTGGCAAGTCTTGGCCAAGGTTaacaaaagaaaaagcaaag CTTAATTGGCTAAGTGTTGACTTCAATAACTGGAAGGATTGGGAGGACGACTCAGATGAAGAATTGAACAGTTTTGACCGTTTTTCAGAG ATGATGAACAACATGGGTGGGGAAGATGACCTACCAGATGTGGATGGTGCAGATGAT GAAGAGTCTGCGGATAGTGATGATGAAA aaatgcCAGACCTTGAGTGA
- the LOC127944787 gene encoding probable E3 ubiquitin-protein ligase DTX3 isoform X1: MQRLSLEFVEWKQAFSSCISSDEMSVRAGQGSDEVLVSQAVWDYLVAAGRPWLVDFQDKQGLSADIIRRGERGGCCAVRLSPVEGSSRTRTGMMEGPVSPVTRKAFIDLCRCARKEMTKQEAAPKRKRSLLPCMMAKEPDGEGTLLPPPLPHPRRSQRQQQKHRKSADMETCVVLPMQHEPAARTGAELAIGHEEESTICSICMGEMVEKTTLDKCGHSFCRCCLEQAFQVKKACPVCRLVYGQLIGNQPASGTMMVERDPDLELPGHEGYGCICIIYSFPPGLQAEEHPNPGVRYPGTDRVAYLPDSPEGNRVLRMLRRAFEQRLIFTIGTSMTTGMHNVITWNDIHHKTSIWGGPRCFGYPDPTYLVRVTEELREKGITAD, from the exons ATGCAGCGGTTGTCTCTTGAGTTCGTCGAGTGGAAGCAGGCATTCTCCAGTTGCA TTTCATCTGATGAGATGAGCGTGCGAGCGGGGCAGGGCAGTGACGAGGTGCTGGTGTCACAGGCGGTGTGGGATTACCTTGTAGCCGCTGGACGACCCTGGTTGGTTGACTTCCAGGACAAGCAGGGACTGAGCGCAGACATCATCCGGCGCGGGGAGCGTGGTGGCTGCTGTGCTGTGCGGCTCTCCCCGGTGGAGGGCAGCAGCAGGACCAGAACTGGGATGATGGAGGGGCCGGTTTCTCCTGTTACACGGAAAGCTTTCATAGACTTATGCCGCTGTGCCCGGAAGGAGATGACCAAACAAGAGGCGGCTCCAAAAAGGAAACGTTCACTTTTACCATGCATGATGGCAAAGGAACCTGATGGGGAAGGGACTTTGTTGCCTCCGCCTCTCCCTCATCCACGACGCTCGCAGAGGCAACAGCAGAAACACAGGAAAAGTGCAGACATGGAAACCTGTGTGGTTTTACCCATGCAACATGAGCCCGCAGCAAGGACCGGTGCCGAATTAGCCATCGGTCATGAAGAAGAGAGCACGATTTGCTCTATCTGCATGGGCGAAATGGTGGAAAAGACAACTCTGGACAAGTGTGGCCACTCGTTCTGTCGGTGCTGTTTAGAACAGGCATTTCAAGTCAAAAAAGCATGTCCTGTATGCAGGCTGGTGTATGGCCAGCTTATTGGTAACCAACCGGCCAGTGGAACCATGATGGTAGAAAGAGACCCGGATCTGGAGTTGCCCGGCCATGAAGGTTATGGCTGCATATGCATAATTTACAGTTTCCCTCCCGGTTTGCAAGCG GAAGAGCATCCAAACCCTGGGGTGAGGTATCCAGGCACAGACCGGGTGGCATACCTGCCAGACAGCCCTGAGGGAAACCGTGTCCTCCGTATGCTGCGCCGGGCCTTCGAGCAGCGCCTCATCTTCACCATAGGCACCTCCATGACCACCGGCATGCATAATGTTATTACCTGGAATGATATCCACCACAAGACCTCCATATGGGGCGGACCACGATG ctttGGTTATCCAGATCCTACATACCTTGTGCGGGTGACAGAGGAACTGCGGGAGAAAGGAATAACAGCTGATTGA
- the LOC127944788 gene encoding lens fiber major intrinsic protein-like yields MWEFRSMSFWRAVFAEFYGTMFFVFFGLGSALRWTTGPHNVLQVAFCFGLAAATLIQSIGHISGGHINPAVTFAYLISSQMSLFRAFFYICAQCFGALAGAGVLYGVTPTNMRGNLGLNTLQPGISLGMATTIEIFLTLQLVVVVFAVTDERRNGRLGSAALSIGFSVLVGHLLGMYYTGAGMNPARSFAPAVLFRNFINHWVYWVGPMIGGAMGALLYDFMLFPRMRGLSERLDVLKGNRPPEAEAQQETRGEPIELKTQAL; encoded by the exons ATGTGGGAGTTCCGGTCCATGTCTTTTTGGCGGGCTGTGTTCGCAGAGTTCTATGGCACcatgttctttgtgttttttgGCCTGGGATCAGCTCTGCGTTGGACCACTGGACCACATAACGTGCTCCAAGTGGCCTTTTGCTTCGGTCTGGCAGCTGCCACACTTATCCAGTCCATCGGCCACATCAGTGGTGGCCACATCAACCCGGCTGTCACGTTTGCTTACCTGATTAGCTCCCAGATGTCACTGTTTCGTGCTTTCTTCTACATCTGTGCTCAGTGCTTTGGAGCGCTTGCTGGAGCCGGTGTGCTGTATGGGGTCACGCCAACCAATATGAGAGGCAATCTTGGCCTGAACACG CTTCAGCCAGGCATCAGTCTGGGAATGGCCACCACCATAGAGATATTTCTGACTCTGCAACTCGTGGTTGTGGTCTTCGCTGTGACAGATGAGAGGCGAAATGGACGACTGGGGTCTGCTGCCCTGTCCATTGGCTTCTCTGTGCTTGTGGGCCACCTGCTGGGG ATGTATTACACTGGAGCTGGAATGAACCCTGCAAGGTCTTTTGCCCCTGCTGTGCTTTTTAGGAACTTTATTAATCATTGG GTGTACTGGGTGGGTCCTATGATCGGCGGCGCTATGGGGGCTCTGCTCTATGACTTCATGCTCTTTCCCCGGATGCGTGGCCTGTCCGAGCGACTGGATGTGCTCAAGGGCAACCGACCTCCTGAGGCTGAAGCCCAGCAGGAGACCCGAGGGGAGCCGATTGAGCTCAAAACACAAGCCTTATAA
- the LOC127944787 gene encoding probable E3 ubiquitin-protein ligase DTX3 isoform X2 has product MGSQVSSDEMSVRAGQGSDEVLVSQAVWDYLVAAGRPWLVDFQDKQGLSADIIRRGERGGCCAVRLSPVEGSSRTRTGMMEGPVSPVTRKAFIDLCRCARKEMTKQEAAPKRKRSLLPCMMAKEPDGEGTLLPPPLPHPRRSQRQQQKHRKSADMETCVVLPMQHEPAARTGAELAIGHEEESTICSICMGEMVEKTTLDKCGHSFCRCCLEQAFQVKKACPVCRLVYGQLIGNQPASGTMMVERDPDLELPGHEGYGCICIIYSFPPGLQAEEHPNPGVRYPGTDRVAYLPDSPEGNRVLRMLRRAFEQRLIFTIGTSMTTGMHNVITWNDIHHKTSIWGGPRCFGYPDPTYLVRVTEELREKGITAD; this is encoded by the exons ATGGGATCACAAG TTTCATCTGATGAGATGAGCGTGCGAGCGGGGCAGGGCAGTGACGAGGTGCTGGTGTCACAGGCGGTGTGGGATTACCTTGTAGCCGCTGGACGACCCTGGTTGGTTGACTTCCAGGACAAGCAGGGACTGAGCGCAGACATCATCCGGCGCGGGGAGCGTGGTGGCTGCTGTGCTGTGCGGCTCTCCCCGGTGGAGGGCAGCAGCAGGACCAGAACTGGGATGATGGAGGGGCCGGTTTCTCCTGTTACACGGAAAGCTTTCATAGACTTATGCCGCTGTGCCCGGAAGGAGATGACCAAACAAGAGGCGGCTCCAAAAAGGAAACGTTCACTTTTACCATGCATGATGGCAAAGGAACCTGATGGGGAAGGGACTTTGTTGCCTCCGCCTCTCCCTCATCCACGACGCTCGCAGAGGCAACAGCAGAAACACAGGAAAAGTGCAGACATGGAAACCTGTGTGGTTTTACCCATGCAACATGAGCCCGCAGCAAGGACCGGTGCCGAATTAGCCATCGGTCATGAAGAAGAGAGCACGATTTGCTCTATCTGCATGGGCGAAATGGTGGAAAAGACAACTCTGGACAAGTGTGGCCACTCGTTCTGTCGGTGCTGTTTAGAACAGGCATTTCAAGTCAAAAAAGCATGTCCTGTATGCAGGCTGGTGTATGGCCAGCTTATTGGTAACCAACCGGCCAGTGGAACCATGATGGTAGAAAGAGACCCGGATCTGGAGTTGCCCGGCCATGAAGGTTATGGCTGCATATGCATAATTTACAGTTTCCCTCCCGGTTTGCAAGCG GAAGAGCATCCAAACCCTGGGGTGAGGTATCCAGGCACAGACCGGGTGGCATACCTGCCAGACAGCCCTGAGGGAAACCGTGTCCTCCGTATGCTGCGCCGGGCCTTCGAGCAGCGCCTCATCTTCACCATAGGCACCTCCATGACCACCGGCATGCATAATGTTATTACCTGGAATGATATCCACCACAAGACCTCCATATGGGGCGGACCACGATG ctttGGTTATCCAGATCCTACATACCTTGTGCGGGTGACAGAGGAACTGCGGGAGAAAGGAATAACAGCTGATTGA